Genomic DNA from Flavobacterium sp. N502540:
GTGGAATCTTTCCGTGAGTCTAACGAAAACCGTGAAAACCGTCCGGAATGGATGATCATGAAAGTGGTTCCAGTTATTCCGCCGGAATTACGTCCGCTTGTGCCACTTGATGGAGGTCGTTTTGCAACTTCAGATTTGAACGATTTATATCGTCGTGTAATCATCCGTAACAACCGTTTGAAAAGATTAATGGAGATTAAAGCTCCAGAAGTGATCTTAAGAAACGAGAAACGTATGTTACAGGAATCTGTAGATTCATTATTTGATAACACTCGTAAAGCATCTGCTGTTAAAACAGAATCAAACAGACCATTAAAATCATTATCTGACTCTTTAAAAGGTAAACAAGGACGTTTCCGTCAAAACCTTTTAGGAAAACGTGTGGATTATTCTGCTCGTTCGGTAATCGTCGTTGGTCCTGAGTTAAAATTATACGAATGCGGATTGCCAAAAGATATGGCTTCTGAATTATACAAACCTTTCGTTATCCGTAAATTGATCGAAAGAGGTATTGTAAAAACAGTAAAATCTGCTAAGAAAATAATCGATAAAAAAGAGCCGGTAGTTTGGGATATCCTTGAAAACGTAATTAAAGGACACCCGGTATTACTAAACCGTGCTCCTACTTTGCACAGATTAGGTATCCAGGCATTCCAGCCAAAATTAATTGAAGGAAAAGCGATCCAGTTACACCCATTAGTATGTACGGCGTTTAACGCGGATTTTGATGGTGACCAGATGGCGGTTCACTTACCATTAGGACCAGAGGCTATTTTAGAGGCACAATTATTAATGTTGGCTTCTCACAATATCCTTAACCCTGCAAATGGTGCTCCAATTACTGTACCTTCTCAGGACATGGTCTTGGGTCTATACTATATGACCAAAGAGCGTATTTCTACAGAAGATCACAAAATTATCGGTCAGGATTTGACTTTCTATTCTGCTGAAGAAGTAAATATTGCATTAAACGAAGGAAGATTAGAATTGAATGCTCGTGTGAAAATTAGAGCTAAAGATTTTAATGACGCCGGAGAATTAGTGTTCCAAATTATTCAAACAACTGCTGGACGTGTATTATTTAATGAAGTAGTACCTGAGGCAGCCGGATATATCAACGACGTATTAACTAAGAAAAACCTTAGAGATATTATCGGACACATTTTAAGTGTGACTGATGTACCTACAACGGCAGCTTTCTTGGATAATATGAAAGATATGGGTTATAAATTTGCATTTAGAGGAGGTTTATCATTCTCTTTAGGTGATATTAGAATCCCAGAACAAAAAACGAAGTTAATTGCAGATGCCAGAGAGCAAGTTGAGGGTATCTCAACTAACTATAACATGGGTCTTATTACCAATAACGAGCGTTACAACCAGGTTATTGACGTATGGACTTCTGCGAATGCTCAGTTAACAGAGTTAGCAATGAAAAATATTAGAGAAGACCAACAAGGTTTCAACTCTGTATATATGATGCTTGACTCTGGGGCGAGGGGTTCTAAGGAGCAGATTCGTCAGTTAACAGGTATGCGTGGTTTGATGGCTAAGCCTAAAAAATCTACTGCCGGTGGTGGTGAGATTATTGAAAATCCGATTCTTTCTAACTTTAAGGAAGGTCTTTCGATTCTTGAGTACTTCATTTCTACTCACGGTGCTCGTAAAGGTCTTGCGGATACCGCTCTTAAAACGGCGGATGCTGGTTACTTAACAAGAAGGCTTCATGACGTTTCTCAGGATGTTATTGTTAACATCGAGGATTGTGGAACTTTAAGAGGTGTTGAAGTTTCTGCATTGAAGAAAAATGAGGAAATCGTTGAATCATTAGGAGAAAGAATTTTAGGACGTGTTGCATTGCAAGATGTTATTAATCCTTTAACTAATGAAGTATTAGTTCAATCAGGTCACCAGATTACGGAGGCTATTATGAAGACTATCGAAGCTTCTCCTATTGAAAGAGTAGAAGTTAGATCTCCATTAACTTGTGAGGCTTTAAAAGGTATTTGTGCTAAATGTTACGGTAGAAACTTAGCTACCGGTAAAATGACACAAAGAGGTGAAGCTGTCGGAGTTATTGCAGCTCAGTCTATTGGAGAGCCTGGTACACAGTTAACACTTCGTACGTTCCACGTTGGAGGGGTTGCAGGAGGTATCTCTGAGGAGTCTAGTATTGTTACAAGATTTGCAGGTAGACTTGAGATTGAAGATTTAAAAACTGTTAAAGGTGAGGACAGCGAAGGTAATGCGGTAGATATCGTAGTATCACGTTCAACTGAATTAAAATTAGTTGATGAGAAAACTGGAATCGTTTTAAATACACATAATATTCCTTACGGTTCTAGTATCTTTGTTCAAGATGGTGAAGCTGTAGCTAAAGGAACTGTAATCTGTAAGTGGGATCCATATAACGGTGTAATTGTTTCTGAATTTACTGGTAAAATTGCTTACGAAGATTTAGAGCAAGGACAATCGTACATGGTTGAAATTGATGAGCAAACTGGATTCCAGGAGAAAGTAATTTCTGAGGCGAGAAACAAAAAATTAATCCCAACTTTATTGGTTTACGGTAAAGAAGGTGAATTGATTCGTTCGTACAACTTACCGGTAGGTGCACACTTAATGGTTGAGAATGGTGAGAAAATTAAAGCAGGTAAAGTATTAGTGAAAATCCCTCGTCGTTCTTCTAAAGCGGGCGATATTACAGGAGGTCTTCCAAGAATTACCGAGTTGCTTGAGGCTCGTAACCCTTCAAACCCGGCAGTTGTTTCTGAAATCGACGGTGTTGTTTCTTTCGGTAAAATCAAAAGAGGTAACCGTGAGATCGTTATCGAATCTAAATTTGGTGAGATTAAAAAGTATTTAGTTAAACTTTCAAGCCAGATCTTAGTTCAGGAAAATGACTTCGTAAGAGCAGGAGTACCATTGTCTGACGGTGCAATTACACCAGATGATATTTTAAGAATTCAAGGACCAGCTGCTGTTCAACAGTACTTGGTAAATGAAATTCAAGAGGTATACCGTCTTCAAGGGGTAAAAATTAATGACAAGCACTTTGAGGTAGTTATTCGTCAAATGATGCGTAAAGTAAGAGTTCAGGATCCGGGTGATACTTTATTCTTAGAGGATCAATTAATTCACACTAAAGATTTCATCGTTCAAAACGATAAATTATACGGTATGAAAGTAGTTGAAGATGCTGGTGATTCTGCGGTATTGAAACCAGGTCAGATCATTACTCCTCGTGAATTACGTGATGAAAACTCATTGTTGAAACGAAATGATAAAAATCTGGTTGTAGCCAGAGATGTAATCACTGCAACTGCAACGCCAGTTTTACAAGGTATTACAAGAGCTTCGCTACAAACTAAATCATTCATTTCTGCGGCTTCATTCCAGGAGACAACGAAAGTACTTAACGAAGCTGCTGTAGCTGGTAAAGTAGATGATTTAGAAGGATTGAAAGAAAATGTAATTGTTGGACACAGAATTCCTGCGGGAACTGGTATGAGAGAATACGATAACACTATCGTAGGATCTAAAGACGATTACAATGAAATGATGGCTAATAAAGAAGAATATATTTATTAATATTAGGAACCTATGAGTAATCCGAACCAACAACAAGAACAGATTAATATCGAGTTAGATGAAACTATTGCAGAAGGAATTTATTCTAATCTGGCGATTATCAATCACTCATCATCAGAATTTGTTTTAGATTTTGTGAGTATTATGCCTGGTATTCCTAAAGCCAAAGTAAAGTCAAGAATTGTCTTGACGCCACAACATGCTAAAAGATTATTAAAAGCAATTGGTGAAAATATTCATCGTTTTGAAGTCGCTCATGGCGAAATCAAAGAGACAGAACAAGCTCCAATACCGCTTAATTTTGGTCCTGCGGGACAAGCATAAACTTTAAAAGCCCCAGTAATGGGGCTTTTTTTATGGAAAAACAAATTTTTAAGGCAAATTTTGGTTCAGTACAAAATGTTGGGAGTTGATAGAAGTTACTCCTTTATTAACGATTTCAGCTCTTTATTTAAGAGTTCATTTTGTTACGGCTGATTTTATAATTAGTGTTCTCTGCCGGTATAAATATTTGAAATATTTAAAAATGGGCTGAAAGCCCAAAAGCATAAAAATAGTGCAGAGCACTATAAATTAAGATAGTGAATCATATTGCCCTGAAAGGGCATAAGCAGTTGCAGGAAAGTCTGGTAAAGAAAGTTTTGATGACTTTTACCACTGTGATAAAACGGACGTGTGTGAATTTTGTCAATCGCTAAAAATCCTTGTGCATTTGCGAGTAAAATAATCAAGAAATGCTGTTCAACGGATTTATTTTTACTTTCGTCGACAAAATTTCTTGTTTTAAATGAATTGTGCTAGCTTGTGACCGCTTATATAAAAAGATATTAATTTTTGGAGTATAAAAACTAATTAAGGTTGGATTAATTCAAATTAAAAAAAAGCGCTAATTGTAAAAAATTAGCGCTTTTTTTATAGTTGAAATTTTGAAATTTCTTAGTCAAATTCCGAAGTGAAGAACAGTTTTACACTTGGGTATTTGCTTTGTGTCATTTGTATCGTGAAGTCAGAATCTGCCAGGAATACCAACTGACCATATTTATCATGTGCAAGGAATTTTTGTTTAATACGTTTAAATTCTTTGAATTCATCATTTTTAGCATCATTAGGTTTTACCCAGCAAGCTTTGTGAACCGGAAAGTTTTCATAAGTACATTTTGCACCATACTCGTGCTCTAAACGATACTGAATTACCTCGTATTGAAGTGCTCCAACAGTACCAATTACTTTACGGTTGTTCATTTCTAAAGTAAACAACTGCGCCACACCTTCATCCATTAACTGGTCCACACCTTTGTCTAATTGCTTAGCTTTCATAGGATCGGCATTGTTAATGTATCGGAAATGTTCAGGAGAGAAACTTGGAATTCCTTTGAAACTCATTATTTCGCCTTCCGTTAAGGTATCCCCAATTTTGAAGTTTCCGGTATCGTGTAGTCCGACAATATCTCCAGGGTAAGAAATGTCTACGATTTCTTTTTTCTCGGCAAAGAAGGCATTCGGGCTCGAGAATTTTAAATTTTTCTTTTGACGAACGTGGTAATAAGGTTTGTTTCTTTCAAAAGTTCCTGAAACAATTTTAATAAAAGCCAAACGGTCTCTGTGTTTAGGATCCATATTCGCGTGGATTTTGAACACAAAACCGGACATTTTTTCTTCTTTCGGGTCAACCAAACGGGTTTCGGAATCTTTTGGTCTTGGAGATGGAGCAATGGTAACGAAACAATCCAACAATTCACGAACTCCGAAATTGTTCAAAGCTGAACCAAAAAATACAGGTTGCAGTTTACCATCTAAATAATCCTGACGATCAAATTTTGGATACACTTCGTCAATCAGTTCTAATTCTTCACGAAGTTTTTCAGCTGCTTTTTGCCCCACAATTTTATCTAATTCCGGATTGTTCTGAACGTCAGAGAAAGCGATTGTCTCTTCGATATTTTTACGACTGTCTCCACTAAAAAGGTTGATGTTTTCTTCCCAAAGATTGTAGATTCCCTGAAAATCATATCCCATACCAATCGGGAAACTTAAAGGTGTAACTGTAAGTCCAAGCTTTTGTTCTACTTCGTCCATCAAATCAAAAGCATCTTTTCCTTCGCGGTCTAATTTGTTGATGAAAACAATCATAGGAATGTTACGCATTCTACAAACTGCGACTAATTTCTCCGTTTGTTCCTCGACCCCTTTGGCAACGTCAATTACAACAATAACACTATCTACAGCAGTTAAAGTTCTAAAAGTATCTTCAGCAAAATCCTTGTGTCCCGGAGTATCAAGAATGTTGATTTTTTTGTCTTTATAATTAAAAGCAAGTACAGAGGTTGAAACCGAAATACCTCTTTGGCGTTCGATTTCCATGAAATCACTCGTTGCTCCTTTTTTAATTTTATTGTTTTTTACAGCTCCCGCTTCCTGAATAGCCCCTCCAAACAACAATAGTTTTTCAGTTAAAGTTGTTTTACCGGCATCAGGATGCGATATAATTCCAAATGTTCTTCTGCGTTGTATTTCTTTTAAAAAGCTCATATTTCGTATAAATAGGTTGCAAAAGTACTATTAATTACGGCTTAATAAAAATATTCACTTCTTAAATTGGGAAGACTTGTGTTTATTGAAGTTACATTGTTAAAAAAAATAAGGCTGTTTTTTTAGAACAGCCTTAGAATTGTAAGTTTTTAAATTATTGATTAATTGACCAAATGGAATATCCTTTTGGAGGGCATTGTATTTTTACCCATTTATCGGCCTGAGTCGTAGGATACCAGCTCGAATTTCCGGTGAAATCTTTAATTTGAGTATTGGCCCAATTGGTCTGAATCCATCTCTCCTGCCAGGTATCAGAGTTGTTAATGTAAACAACCAATCCGGGATTTCCGTTATAACCGTTTCTTCTTGCTACGTATTCATCATTGTCGGCGTATAAAATAGAAGTGGTTCCGGTCGCTTTATTGTTATGAATCCAGATCAGATTGTTTAGTTTGTTCTTGTCCAGCCATTCTTCATAATCTCTGTAGAAAATGGTAGGATAACCTTCATGTGTCAGGATATAAGAATAAGCTAATAGTTTACTCCAAATTTCATCGGTATCATGATTGGTCACGAAGGTCACTGCTTTGTACGGATTTCTTTTCCACATCATGTCATCATTCAAAAGGGCCAGATTATTTCCGTCGAAAGCATCATTCATTTTATAGTAACAAGCGAAATCGAATACAGAGCTGTTAGCATTGTTTGCCCAGTCATTCAGAGTATTTACATTAGAATCCCATAATTCACCAACAGAAAACCCGCCTACATTAGCATTCCATGAGTTTACGACCCAAGCGCCAAAACCTTTTACATAATCGAATCTCCAGCCGTCAAATTTCATCG
This window encodes:
- the rpoC gene encoding DNA-directed RNA polymerase subunit beta' translates to MMNNRNNKDKNPVKRFNKISIGLASPESILKESRGEVLKPETINYRTHKPERDGLFCERIFGPVKDFECACGKYKRIRYKGIICDRCGVEVTEKKVRRDRVGHINLVVPIAHIWYFRSLPNKIGYILGLPSKKLDMIIYYERYVVIQAGIAKNADGESLQRLDFLTEEEYLNILDTLPQENQYLDDLDPNKFVAKMGAECIMDLLARIDLDALSYELRHSANNETSKQRKTEALKRLQVVESFRESNENRENRPEWMIMKVVPVIPPELRPLVPLDGGRFATSDLNDLYRRVIIRNNRLKRLMEIKAPEVILRNEKRMLQESVDSLFDNTRKASAVKTESNRPLKSLSDSLKGKQGRFRQNLLGKRVDYSARSVIVVGPELKLYECGLPKDMASELYKPFVIRKLIERGIVKTVKSAKKIIDKKEPVVWDILENVIKGHPVLLNRAPTLHRLGIQAFQPKLIEGKAIQLHPLVCTAFNADFDGDQMAVHLPLGPEAILEAQLLMLASHNILNPANGAPITVPSQDMVLGLYYMTKERISTEDHKIIGQDLTFYSAEEVNIALNEGRLELNARVKIRAKDFNDAGELVFQIIQTTAGRVLFNEVVPEAAGYINDVLTKKNLRDIIGHILSVTDVPTTAAFLDNMKDMGYKFAFRGGLSFSLGDIRIPEQKTKLIADAREQVEGISTNYNMGLITNNERYNQVIDVWTSANAQLTELAMKNIREDQQGFNSVYMMLDSGARGSKEQIRQLTGMRGLMAKPKKSTAGGGEIIENPILSNFKEGLSILEYFISTHGARKGLADTALKTADAGYLTRRLHDVSQDVIVNIEDCGTLRGVEVSALKKNEEIVESLGERILGRVALQDVINPLTNEVLVQSGHQITEAIMKTIEASPIERVEVRSPLTCEALKGICAKCYGRNLATGKMTQRGEAVGVIAAQSIGEPGTQLTLRTFHVGGVAGGISEESSIVTRFAGRLEIEDLKTVKGEDSEGNAVDIVVSRSTELKLVDEKTGIVLNTHNIPYGSSIFVQDGEAVAKGTVICKWDPYNGVIVSEFTGKIAYEDLEQGQSYMVEIDEQTGFQEKVISEARNKKLIPTLLVYGKEGELIRSYNLPVGAHLMVENGEKIKAGKVLVKIPRRSSKAGDITGGLPRITELLEARNPSNPAVVSEIDGVVSFGKIKRGNREIVIESKFGEIKKYLVKLSSQILVQENDFVRAGVPLSDGAITPDDILRIQGPAAVQQYLVNEIQEVYRLQGVKINDKHFEVVIRQMMRKVRVQDPGDTLFLEDQLIHTKDFIVQNDKLYGMKVVEDAGDSAVLKPGQIITPRELRDENSLLKRNDKNLVVARDVITATATPVLQGITRASLQTKSFISAASFQETTKVLNEAAVAGKVDDLEGLKENVIVGHRIPAGTGMREYDNTIVGSKDDYNEMMANKEEYIY
- a CDS encoding DUF3467 domain-containing protein, translated to MSNPNQQQEQINIELDETIAEGIYSNLAIINHSSSEFVLDFVSIMPGIPKAKVKSRIVLTPQHAKRLLKAIGENIHRFEVAHGEIKETEQAPIPLNFGPAGQA
- a CDS encoding peptide chain release factor 3, translating into MSFLKEIQRRRTFGIISHPDAGKTTLTEKLLLFGGAIQEAGAVKNNKIKKGATSDFMEIERQRGISVSTSVLAFNYKDKKINILDTPGHKDFAEDTFRTLTAVDSVIVVIDVAKGVEEQTEKLVAVCRMRNIPMIVFINKLDREGKDAFDLMDEVEQKLGLTVTPLSFPIGMGYDFQGIYNLWEENINLFSGDSRKNIEETIAFSDVQNNPELDKIVGQKAAEKLREELELIDEVYPKFDRQDYLDGKLQPVFFGSALNNFGVRELLDCFVTIAPSPRPKDSETRLVDPKEEKMSGFVFKIHANMDPKHRDRLAFIKIVSGTFERNKPYYHVRQKKNLKFSSPNAFFAEKKEIVDISYPGDIVGLHDTGNFKIGDTLTEGEIMSFKGIPSFSPEHFRYINNADPMKAKQLDKGVDQLMDEGVAQLFTLEMNNRKVIGTVGALQYEVIQYRLEHEYGAKCTYENFPVHKACWVKPNDAKNDEFKEFKRIKQKFLAHDKYGQLVFLADSDFTIQMTQSKYPSVKLFFTSEFD